In Silurus meridionalis isolate SWU-2019-XX chromosome 28, ASM1480568v1, whole genome shotgun sequence, the genomic window ctttcagcaggataatgatccaaaacatgtggcaaaatctacacaaaagtggttcagcagtcacaaactcaaggtcctcccatggccatctcagtccccagacctcaacccaatcgaaaacctgcgagctaaagagaagagtgcataagagaggacccaggacactggatgatctagaaagattgtgcaaagaagaatggtcaaaaatccctctctctgtgttctccaatcttgtgaaatgttataggaggagattaagtgctgtcttgttggcaaaaggaggttgtacaaagtattaacatcaggggtgccaataattgtggaacacatgatttcaagtttttttttttttctaaatgtgtgatttttttaccaccaaagtaatgtacttaaataaaaggttggatttttctctttttttgcatttgggttctatgttgttttaaaaaaaaggagaatttttagaagtccacgaccacatcttaaacaggggtgccaataattgtggagggcactgtatatttttttaaagatcaaaaTTCCTTTGGGAAACCAATTTACCATTCAATCTCAAAAAGATTCCCTGGCAAATTAAAAGTTTTCCCCTCCTTAATCAAGTTTATTGTTTTGACCATCTGTTTTATTCAAAATCAATTGTAATGTATTGTTTCAGCATGGATTGTTCTATTTGTTCCCAATAAATGGATTTTATTAATATGGGACATTACAGGTCATCCTCTTTGTTTTTGAAGATGTTTCCATCTGACTGCACCCTCCAGGTCATTGTGGTGTTCTCCAGACATCTATTATTCTCCAGGGTTTGCTTGATCTGTAGTGCAGAATAAGTTTTAATTACTTAGGTTTCAGATGTAGCATATGACTACTTACATCAGATCTTTGACTACAAGAGACTGTAAATATCAATCAAATATCAATCAAATATTGCCCTCATTAAGTCTTAATAATCACCCAAATCTTGCCTGATTTTGACCAATGGTTATAGTTTCTTCAGAGTAGCTTTTACTGGTATTATGCAGCAACATTTCTACAAAATACTTACCACTTCCAGAATCATCGACTGTACATCAGGTTCAAAGACACTTCCATCAGACTTCACCTGCAGTCTCACTATCTGCTGTTTTATCacaggagaatttttagaagtccacgaccacatcttaaacaggggtgccaataattgtggagggcactgtatattttttaaagatcaaaATTCCTTTGGGAAACCAATTTACCATTCAATCTCAAAAAGATTCCCTGGCAAATTAAAAGTTTTCCCCTCCTTAATCAAGTTTATTGTTTTGACCATCTGTTTTATTCAAAATCAATTGTAATGTATTGTTTCAGCATGGATTGTTCTATTTGTTCCCAATAAATGGATTTTATTAATATGGGACATTACAGGTCAtccctctttgtttttttgaagaTGTTTCCATCTGACTGCACCCTCCAGGTCATTGTGGTGTTCTCCAGACATCTATTATTCTCCAGGGTTTGCTTGATCTGTAGTGCAGAATAAGTTTTAATTACTTAGGTTTCAGATGTAGCATATGACTACTTACATCAGATCTTTGACTACAAGAGACTGTAAATATCAATCAAATATCAATCAAATATTGCCCTCATTAAGTCTTAATAATCACCCAAATCTTGCCTGATTTTGACCAATGGTTATAGTTTCTTCAGAGTAGCTTTTTACTGGTATTATGCAGCAACATTTCTACAAAATACTTACCACTTCCAGAATCATCGACTGTACATCAGGTTCAAAGACACTTCCATCAGACTTCACCTGCAGTCTCACTATCTGCTGTTTTATCACAGGTTTTACTGTGGGAATCACAACacagatacaaatacaaaaactttATCCTTTTTGTACAAAAAGTTAATCCTACTATTATCCTTGTGGTCAATTTGATCCCATTCAATGTTTAATGTCcttgtaatttgtaattgaatTCCTTTAATGTCAAAATTGTGTAGCATCCATGTTCTCTTGGGTCAATTTGGCCTCAGGTTCTTTGAactttgtaaaatataaataattttttcaacACATTCTGAGAAGAAAGATGGGCATTATATGCAAGAACCAGAGAGAGGATGAGAACTTTAATGTTTCCTGCATCGAGGGGGAGTCTAGGTGCTCTTCAGGCTCTCACTTTTGGCTCTCGCTTTTAATTGATGCTCTTAACTGATTAGTGACTGTTAGGAAACTGAGAATAATAATCAAAGAATAATCAAAACTTTCGTCAAAAACATGCTGGCGAGTATgttgaaaatacaaataatgagCCTATTTGATAGGTTCGATTTTAAAAATAAGTTGTCTTATAAGTTGTCTATGCAGGGGTTAGAATTCATTGTGCATTTAAAATCGCCTCTGTTCAGTTTGAAAACCCTATTATTTAAGATAATCATAAAGACATTTGACTGCTCATTCGTTCTGGTAGACTTACTGGTGTGACACATGAAAAAGTGCAGGTTGGTGCAGGTATCATCTTCAAACAGCGTATTATGCAGTCCACAGTTCTCATGACTATAGTAATTATTGGGCTGTCCATTAGCCCACTGGAGATTAGAAATGTTTGTTCCATCTGACCATTTCCAAGTGTCTCTATAAAAGCCAATCCAGTAACAAATACTGCTCATTACTGATGCTAGCTGTGCTAACAAGTCGTTGTCTGTGCTGTTGGTCACCGTGGCCAAATCTGTGTGAAATGTCCGGCAGTAAGTCTGAGCGCCAGACCAGGTCAACATCGGACTAGTGACACCAACAAACCTGTCAGCGCCACTGTTAGTAcctataaattaaaataaaccaattaaCAAATAAAGCTAAATATGTGCCTGATgattaatgaaaacaaaaatgtaaaaaaagacaattttaacaatttttcaatatttagttTTTCAAATTCTGTTTCAAGAAATAGAATACATTactacaattttctttttatgacaGTAAAAACTAGCTAAGGTGGTTGATGCTTTTAAAATGATGTCATTCTCCCTACAGTCAGCACACACTGTTAATGTGTTGGCATTCTCATTAGCAAGTATACATggatatatacacttatataaaTCAGCATACAGACTCACCATTGTAGCATATGAAGGGTCTCAGATCATAGCAGTATGCGTCCCACCAGTATCCGTCGTTGTTTATTATGCCACATGATTCCCGGGCATGGTTATTATCTGGGTCTCCAGAACCCCACTTTCTAAAGGTGGTATTTTGTAATGGGACTTCATTAAACGACCAGCGCCAACTGTTGATGTCGTTGTAGAGTCCGACCCAGAAGGGAGCTTTTATGTTTTGGCTTGTTATTAGTTTGTTTAACCGTACCCAGTCATTGTCACTTTCTATAGTTGCCAGATCAGTGTACATCACCCTGCAGTAATTCTGTGCAGTGGACCAAGTCACCGGCGTCATGATGAGATAATACTTGTGAGTAACATTTTGCAGGATTGAATTGACAACTGGGACAAGACATGTTGGTGATATATTTTAAAACCTATTATACACATGCTTTCATAACATGATGTTCACAAGCTGCACTGATTTGCTGTAACAATCCAATAATAGTAATCACATGAATTTGCAGTAAAAAATGCTACTCAACATTATTGTAAATTTCACACCTGACCAAAAATATACTGTTATAAATCAGATACTGTTTATTGCTAGAAATCGCTCTGGCTAGCATTAGCATCACACCACTGCAATAGCAGTGAACATACTGATCAAAACAAAGATTCGTCTTTCCTGTTCAACAAAGTGCTCCATTATTTAGATGATCATTTGTAGTTAGCCttcaaaatcaaaataaatagatCTCATCCAACAATTTTGCTGCAAATTCTATGTTTTGTATTCATGATTGTAACACATAGAAACACTACGATCCAAATGCATACAATGTAACAAACGCTTACAATCCGATCATGTACTGAAAATCCTAAACATACATAATAgtaaacacatatacattaaacgcatgcaaattaaattaaaaagtaaaataaatttgaagTATTCAGTTTAATTGATGCATATTTCAACAAAATTACTAAAATACACTTACCAACAatactgaaaagaaaaagcaggggCTTCATGATGATGAATAGCTGTGAATAGAAAagataatgtatttaaaacaatgataatttttttgttagatCTCAAGGACTTTGCTAAAACAGATGCCAATATGAACTTAGTATTAAACAGTGTATTGTGCTCTATTACTACTAAATTGCAATACCAATTATGTTCACTAGAGGGTGTATAATTTAACTGATGTAAAGAAGTGTCAAAGAAAAAGTGAACGAAATAAAAAGAATCAAGAAATGCCAGGCTACAGCTCTGTTTTGCTTGCTTTATTTTTGAATCTTCCAACATAACAATTGGTGACGAGGCTATTAGGATAGTGCCGCTCTCTCTTTAACTTCCAGAAGTGATTCTGGAATGCccagacaaacaaaaactttaTGCATGGGAAAAGTTCTTTCAAAAATACTAGCTTCCTATTGGGGGAGAAGATTTTCCCACCGAGAGAAAAAGAGCCCTGCTGATACTCTTACTGCCGTTACATACAACAGTTATTTTCTCCTAAGCTGAGCATCGTTTCACAAAGAACCTGTGGATGAGTCCACTGATCCATGCGCTCCATGAACTAATTAAAACATGTGCTTTTGGAGATACTGAGCATGGAATGATCCACGATCAGATTGACACATTAATGCCCCAAATTTGCAAAAAGCTGCTACTAGAGCCCGATTTAA contains:
- the LOC124381621 gene encoding macrophage mannose receptor 1-like isoform X2, with translation MQQLFIIMKPLLFLFSIVVVNSILQNVTHKYYLIMTPVTWSTAQNYCRVMYTDLATIESDNDWVRLNKLITSQNIKAPFWVGLYNDINSWRWSFNEVPLQNTTFRKWGSGDPDNNHARESCGIINNDGYWWDAYCYDLRPFICYNGTNSGADRFVGVTSPMLTWSGAQTYCRTFHTDLATVTNSTDNDLLAQLASVMSSICYWIGFYRDTWKWSDGTNISNLQWANGQPNNYYSHENCGLHNTLFEDDTCTNLHFFMCHTIKPVIKQQIVRLQVKSDGSVFEPDVQSMILEVIKQTLENNRCLENTTMTWRVQSDGNIFKKTKRDDL
- the LOC124381621 gene encoding macrophage mannose receptor 1-like isoform X1, coding for MQQVDMGTALCELHQALSLHQTHHNKDAALIVAVQKIATSNVQCQTHTNSSPAPKANPSLGYLFIIMKPLLFLFSIVVVNSILQNVTHKYYLIMTPVTWSTAQNYCRVMYTDLATIESDNDWVRLNKLITSQNIKAPFWVGLYNDINSWRWSFNEVPLQNTTFRKWGSGDPDNNHARESCGIINNDGYWWDAYCYDLRPFICYNGTNSGADRFVGVTSPMLTWSGAQTYCRTFHTDLATVTNSTDNDLLAQLASVMSSICYWIGFYRDTWKWSDGTNISNLQWANGQPNNYYSHENCGLHNTLFEDDTCTNLHFFMCHTIKPVIKQQIVRLQVKSDGSVFEPDVQSMILEVIKQTLENNRCLENTTMTWRVQSDGNIFKKTKRDDL